The following coding sequences lie in one Rutidosis leptorrhynchoides isolate AG116_Rl617_1_P2 chromosome 6, CSIRO_AGI_Rlap_v1, whole genome shotgun sequence genomic window:
- the LOC139854001 gene encoding uncharacterized protein — protein MGGLCVSGQSRTYNISSPWRCIVNVGKDLAKCDINFNLSFEKSFGEGKETLFWEDRLIGDKAFKGKFARLYRLETTKDVRVSDRIHWDGSVVSHNWSWTRPLSGRANSELAEMKAAIITSVFNNSSRDVWKWNLHEKGFYCTKTLSHLIDEKMYGNNSVGVTDVNRLVPKSLNVFAWRVKRRRIPVRVELDKRGIDLDSVRCSMCDDSLETIDHALILCKIAYEIWVRVYRWWGLGTPTNLSTGEMFNGVGNFIRDEEGKRIWQAVEWVSGYII, from the coding sequence ATGGGGGGTTTATGTGTGTCGGGTCAAAGCCGAACCTATAACATTTCTTCTCCTTGGAGATGTATCGTTAATGTAGGCAAAGACTTGGCAAAGTGTGATATTAATTTTAATCTGTCTTTCGAGAAATCATTTGGTGAAGGCAAGGAAACTCTATTTTGGGAAGACCGACTGATAGGTGACAAAGCTTTCAAAGGCAAATTTGCGAGGTTATACAGGTTAGAAACTACAAAGGATGTGCGAGTAAGTGATAGAATTCATTGGGACGGTTCAGTGGTGTCACACAATTGGTCCTGGACCAGACCACTCTCGGGCCGAGCAAACAGTGAACTAGCTGAGATGAAGGCTGCCATCATTACTTCAGTCTTCAATAACAGCTCGAGGGACGTTTGGAAATGGAATTTACATGAAAAGGGGTTCTATTGCACTAAAACTCTATCTCATTTAATCGACGAAAAAATGTACGGTAATAATTCGGTTGGGGTAACTGATGTTAACAGACTAGTTCCGAAATCTTTGAATGTGTTCGCATGGAGGGTCAAGCGTAGAAGAATTCCGGTACGGGTCGAATTGGATAAACGTGGCATCGATCTCGATTCGGTTCGATGTTCAATGTGTGATGACTCGCTTGAAACTATTGATCATGCTTTGATTTTGTGTAAAATTGCTTATGAAATTTGGGTCAGAGTGTATCGCTGGTGGGGTCTTGGCACTCCAACAAACCTTAGTACCGGAGAAATGTTTAATGGTGTCGGAAACTTCATTCGGGATGAGGAGGGGAAGAGGATTTGGCAAGCCGTGGAATGGGTTAGCGGGTACATAATTTGA